GGTATGCATAGATGTTTTTTACTCCAAACAAAGAAGTACATTGTGCCTCTAATTATCTTACCACTAATTATCCAGATATCAATGGACATAACCGCCACTGTCACCTCTTATCCCATGTATTCACTATTCCAGGAATCGACTTTAAGATTCGAACCATCGACTTGGACAACAAGAAGGTCAAGTTACAAATATGGTAGGTTCCTTTAATActatatgtttatttttttccgtcgCTGATCTATTTGACATTATATTCCATACAAGACTGTTCCTGACACTAAAGCCactagaacaaaaaaaattttgttccacAACTATTTTGACTTTTCTTAAAATCCACACGCATTATACTTACAGGGACACAGCAGGACAGGAGAGGTTCAGAACAATAACGACAGCATATTATCGTGGTGCGATGGGTATAATGCTTGTATACGATGTGAACAACGAAAGGAGTTttgagaatataaaaaactGGATTCGCAACATCGAAGAAAATGCATCAGCAGATGTTGAAAAGATGCTGTTGGGTAACAAATGTGATCTCGCAGATAGGAGGCAGGTTTCAAAGCAGAGAGGAGAGCAATTGGCAGTCGAGTACGGTATAAAATTCATGGAAACTTCCGCCAAGGCCAGTATTAATGTCGAAGAAGCTTTTTACACCCTAGCCCGTGATATTAAGGCCAAAACGGAAAAGAAATTGGTAAGTCACagaaaagtaataatttttctacgttcattttaAATGGTAATTAAACACTGATCAGTTGTCACTGAGTCGTTGCTTTTACACAGCCTTATTTGTTTACCTGTACTGTTAATAATTGTCATTTCTCTGTTTCCCAtgtttctttctctctgtacGATGCGGGTGTATATTGGCAGAAGGTAACTTTAGCACTATTTTCTCTCAAACTTATTAATCACTAACAATTTCCTATACATATACTCAATGCTTCAAATCAGCCTCATAATGTTCAGCCACTTACTGTATaaacatatgtgtgtgtatttacATGTAATATCAACTATATTCTAGATTTTCTTGATTAGCAAATTGACTACACAGTAAATTAACACAATAACATGTGTACCGATGCTTGGCTTGGGATATTCGAATATGAAAATACGATAATCATaacattgtataaatattttattatacaggAAGCATCAAATCCAACGAAGTCTGGTGGTCACGCGTTAAGAGCTCCGGAGATATCGAGAAAGCCACCAGTATGGCTAGCCCGTTGTTCCATACTCTGACCCGCCAAGCCAGATGCACACTTTATCGAGGCTCATTCATGTACTTCTATTATAAATTTGCGTTCTTTTTGTCGAACAAAATTAACGTTTAACAAGGCTACACGCTTGCTCGATATCGTACTCCAACattttattctttgacagCAAATTTGATTCATCATCtggtggtgttttttttttttttttttttttttttttttatatataaattattcattataAATCCTATCCACTGATCGAAGGATTAGGAGAAAAAATGACCAAGATAGGTTTCTGTTGCTTTTCCCGACACATTCGAAATAATACATTCAAAAGCATGAGATGTGTCATTAGTCTTATGTTTGGGCCCGGGCTGTGATTGCTGCTTAAAAGTGTcattagttttttttccatgtttttAAACTTGTTTAGCATTTGTTGAGAGTTCATTATGCCATGATTAACTTTTTATTGGACACTGAAGCTACTCTCATTAATCGTCCTCGATTTCCTTCGATTGGTGTACAGTGGCGATGCATCAACATTAAACCACACAACACTATGGAACTTCGAAAAACCATGTACGAAACACAAATACAGGCTGTTTCATTTGTAACTAAATAGGAACTTGCATATCATGGCGATGTAACGCGCTATTTCACGTTCAAACTGAAACAGTGTGTCTCCGCAATATATTAACGTAAAACACAAACGACTTAATTATTGATAGAAGAAAGCACTTCAATAATTACCTGTGTCCGTGCGATGCAAACAGAGATCGTGATCGTTATAAACGAAATAGCTTTTACACcgaattaataataaca
The sequence above is drawn from the Neodiprion pinetum isolate iyNeoPine1 chromosome 2, iyNeoPine1.2, whole genome shotgun sequence genome and encodes:
- the Rab8 gene encoding ras-related protein Rab-8A — its product is MAKTYDYLFKLLLIGDSGVGKTCVLFRFSEDAFNTTFISTIGIDFKIRTIDLDNKKVKLQIWDTAGQERFRTITTAYYRGAMGIMLVYDVNNERSFENIKNWIRNIEENASADVEKMLLGNKCDLADRRQVSKQRGEQLAVEYGIKFMETSAKASINVEEAFYTLARDIKAKTEKKLEASNPTKSGGHALRAPEISRKPPVWLARCSIL